The Flavobacterium piscisymbiosum genome includes a region encoding these proteins:
- a CDS encoding PorP/SprF family type IX secretion system membrane protein, with translation MKKIVLIFMFFTVVCSAQQDSQFTQYMYNTIAINPAYAGSRGVLSVFGLYRTQWVGLDGAPKTSTFSVNTPLNNSNLGLGVSLVNDKIGPTNENTLSADLSYTIPTSETYKLSFGIKATANLFNLDMNKLNPENQGDPQFQDLNNKITPNIGAGVYWHSDKAYLGLSVPNFIETNRYDDSDTAIFKDKINYYFMAGYVFNLDRLEYIKFKPALLTKMVEGAPLQVDVSGNFMFNDKFVVGVAYRWSASLSAMAGFQVTDGLYIGYGYDHETTNLRKYNSGSHEIFLRFEFFNNYNKMISPRFF, from the coding sequence ATGAAAAAGATAGTTTTAATTTTCATGTTTTTCACAGTTGTGTGTTCGGCGCAACAAGATTCTCAATTTACACAATATATGTATAATACCATTGCTATAAATCCTGCATATGCTGGTTCTCGTGGTGTACTAAGTGTTTTTGGATTGTATCGTACACAATGGGTTGGACTTGACGGAGCGCCTAAAACAAGTACTTTCTCAGTAAATACACCTTTAAATAATAGCAATTTAGGGTTGGGAGTTTCTTTGGTAAACGACAAAATTGGTCCAACAAACGAAAACACCTTATCGGCAGATTTATCCTATACAATTCCAACATCTGAAACCTACAAACTTTCTTTTGGAATAAAAGCTACAGCGAATCTTTTTAATTTAGATATGAATAAATTAAATCCCGAAAATCAGGGTGATCCGCAATTTCAGGATCTGAATAATAAAATCACACCCAATATAGGAGCCGGTGTTTATTGGCATTCAGATAAAGCATATTTAGGATTGTCTGTACCTAATTTTATCGAAACCAATAGATATGATGATAGTGATACCGCAATTTTTAAAGATAAAATAAACTATTATTTTATGGCAGGTTACGTCTTTAATTTAGATCGTTTAGAGTACATAAAATTCAAACCCGCCCTATTAACAAAAATGGTCGAAGGAGCTCCTTTGCAGGTTGATGTTTCAGGTAACTTTATGTTCAATGATAAATTTGTAGTAGGTGTTGCCTACCGTTGGAGTGCATCATTGAGTGCAATGGCAGGATTTCAGGTAACAGATGGTTTATATATAGGTTATGGTTATGATCATGAAACAACCAATTTAAGAAAGTACAATTCAGGATCACATGAAATCTTTCTGCGTTTTGAGTTCTTTAATAATTATAATAAAATGATATCTCCAAGATTCTTCTAA
- a CDS encoding OmpA family protein — MRIKNLSFTVLFLSFFCQINAQTSKTIYADKKYEEYAYADAIKAYEELIDKGTTDEKILRRLGNSYYFTGELRDALKWYDQLFRINEVQDPEYLYRYAQCFKSVGNYRKADAVLAKFNEKSAAEKRADLIRNEKNYLEDIKLNSGRFDIADAGMNSSYSDYGSAVYDNKIIFTSARDTGGVAKNNFKWTNKSFSKLYVAELMPDGNVSEPKPFRKKESSKYNESTPVFTKDGRTMYFTRNNFTDGKRGASEKQITLLKLYSAELVDGKWENTKELPFNSDQYSTAHPALSPDEKTLYFASDMPGTLGESDLYKVSINGNGAYGNPENLGPSINTEGRETFPFISEENELYFASDGRPGLGGLDIFVSKIQEDRTFDDVQNVGEPVNSRFDDFAFIIDSKHRNGFFSSNRISGHGLDDVYRFTETRRLICEQELTGIVTDLETNQVLANVTLVLFDEARQNAKQVVTDENGNYTFSKVKCGKNYFIKTSKSDYEIKEVPLSIKKENGKTILPISIEKKAVPLVAKTIMIKTVSIKSVKMKPITVGTDLAKTLNIPMNFFDLGKATIRKSSEPQLQKIVDVLKQYPTLTMDIRSHTDSRQSDSSNMILSEKRAQSTKDWLVKKGIDEKRLTAKGFGETQLVNKCADGVKCSEAEHQQNRRSEFIVTTM; from the coding sequence ATGAGAATTAAAAATTTAAGCTTTACTGTTTTATTTCTAAGCTTTTTTTGCCAGATAAATGCGCAAACATCCAAGACAATCTACGCTGATAAAAAGTACGAGGAGTATGCTTACGCCGATGCTATAAAAGCTTATGAAGAGCTGATAGACAAAGGTACAACAGATGAAAAAATATTAAGGCGATTGGGTAATTCCTATTATTTTACAGGAGAATTAAGAGACGCCTTAAAATGGTACGACCAATTGTTTAGAATAAATGAAGTACAAGATCCGGAATATTTATACAGATATGCCCAATGTTTTAAATCTGTTGGAAATTATCGTAAAGCAGATGCCGTTTTAGCAAAATTCAATGAAAAATCTGCTGCAGAAAAAAGAGCGGATTTAATTAGAAACGAAAAAAACTATCTGGAAGATATAAAATTAAATTCAGGCCGATTTGATATTGCCGATGCCGGAATGAATTCTTCTTATTCAGATTATGGAAGTGCAGTGTATGATAATAAAATCATTTTCACGTCAGCGCGCGATACAGGTGGAGTTGCAAAAAATAATTTCAAATGGACTAATAAATCTTTCTCTAAATTATATGTGGCAGAATTAATGCCTGACGGAAATGTAAGTGAACCAAAACCTTTTAGAAAAAAAGAAAGTTCAAAGTATAATGAGTCAACTCCTGTTTTTACAAAAGATGGAAGAACGATGTATTTTACCCGAAATAATTTTACAGATGGTAAAAGAGGAGCGAGTGAAAAACAGATCACATTACTAAAATTATACAGCGCAGAATTAGTAGATGGCAAATGGGAAAACACAAAAGAACTTCCATTTAATAGCGATCAATACAGTACCGCACATCCTGCATTAAGTCCTGATGAAAAAACGTTATACTTTGCCTCGGATATGCCGGGAACATTAGGAGAATCTGATTTGTATAAAGTAAGTATTAACGGAAATGGAGCTTATGGAAATCCGGAGAATCTGGGGCCTTCAATCAATACAGAAGGAAGAGAAACGTTCCCTTTTATTTCAGAAGAAAATGAACTTTATTTTGCTTCAGATGGACGTCCGGGTTTAGGCGGACTTGATATTTTTGTTTCGAAAATTCAGGAAGACAGAACTTTTGATGACGTACAAAATGTAGGAGAACCTGTAAATAGTAGATTCGATGATTTTGCTTTTATAATAGATAGTAAACACAGAAATGGTTTTTTCTCTTCAAACAGAATAAGCGGACATGGTTTAGACGATGTTTATCGATTTACAGAAACACGTAGACTAATTTGCGAACAAGAATTAACAGGTATCGTTACCGATTTAGAAACCAATCAAGTTCTTGCAAATGTAACTTTGGTTTTGTTTGATGAAGCCAGACAAAATGCAAAACAAGTTGTTACAGACGAAAACGGAAACTATACTTTTTCAAAAGTAAAATGTGGAAAAAATTATTTCATAAAAACCTCCAAAAGTGATTACGAAATAAAAGAAGTTCCATTATCAATCAAAAAAGAAAACGGAAAAACAATTTTGCCAATTTCAATAGAAAAGAAGGCAGTTCCTTTAGTAGCTAAGACAATAATGATTAAGACAGTATCGATTAAATCTGTAAAAATGAAACCAATTACTGTTGGAACAGATTTAGCAAAAACACTGAATATCCCAATGAACTTTTTTGATTTAGGAAAAGCAACTATCAGAAAATCATCAGAGCCTCAATTGCAAAAAATTGTCGATGTATTAAAACAATATCCAACATTAACAATGGATATTCGTTCGCACACAGATAGTAGACAATCTGATTCAAGTAATATGATTCTTTCTGAAAAAAGGGCACAATCAACCAAAGACTGGCTTGTTAAAAAAGGTATTGATGAAAAGCGATTGACAGCAAAAGGATTTGGAGAAACACAATTGGTAAATAAATGTGCCGACGGTGTAAAATGTTCTGAAGCAGAGCATCAGCAAAACAGGCGAAGTGAATTCATTGTTACTACTATGTAA
- a CDS encoding CBS domain-containing protein codes for MTVNQILNAKGKNVYSVLSTTTVYEALKVMGDKNIGAILVIDNNDLKGILSERDYARKIVLKDKSSKETFVHEIMESNVFSVKLSDNLENCMELMSTKRIRHLPVLEDGIVVGIVSISDVVKAIIEIQKDTINHLNSYISQ; via the coding sequence ATGACTGTAAATCAAATACTAAACGCAAAAGGAAAAAATGTTTATTCCGTCCTTTCAACTACCACGGTTTATGAAGCCTTAAAAGTAATGGGAGACAAAAACATAGGTGCTATCCTTGTTATTGATAATAACGATTTAAAAGGAATATTGTCTGAAAGGGATTATGCCCGAAAAATTGTTTTGAAAGACAAGTCATCAAAAGAGACTTTTGTTCATGAGATTATGGAAAGCAATGTTTTTTCGGTAAAACTTTCAGATAATTTAGAAAATTGTATGGAATTAATGAGTACTAAAAGAATCAGGCATTTACCAGTTTTGGAAGATGGGATTGTAGTAGGAATAGTTTCTATTAGTGATGTTGTGAAGGCAATTATTGAAATTCAAAAAGACACCATAAATCATCTAAACTCTTATATTTCTCAGTAG
- a CDS encoding NADP-dependent malic enzyme yields the protein MNKESKRREALLYHSEPTPGKIQVVPTKKYATQRDLSLAYSPGVAEPCLEIAANVDDVYKYTAKGNLVAVISNGTAVLGLGDIGPEASKPVMEGKGLLFKIFSDIDVFDIEIGTKDIEEFIQTVKNIAPTFGGINLEDIKAPESFEIERRLVEELDIPVMHDDQHGTAIISSAALINALELAGKKAEDVKVVVSGAGSAAIACTDLYVLLGVKVENIKMYNSKGLLTKDNPALSELQLKYAVDGPKIELAEAVKGADVFIGLSSGDILSADMLLSMKENPIVFAMANPNPEIDYNLATETRKDVIMATGRSDFPNQVNNVLGFPYIFRGALDVRATKINEAMKMAAVKALAILAKEPVPEQVNVAYGAMKLGFGQEYIIPKPFDPRLITVVAPAVARAAMESGVAKNPITDWAAYEDALRERMGNDNKMVRLITNRAKLDPKRIVFAEADQLNVLKAAQIVHEDGIGLPILLGNKEVILELKAELGFDAELEIIDPKTNEEEARRNRFANSYWETRDRRGVSLLDAQKYMRERNYFAAMMVNEGEADALVTGHTRSYPTVVKPMLQLIGKAPGASLVATANMMMTSRGPMFLSDTAININPSAEDLVNIAIMTAKTAKMFGVEPVIAMVSFSNFGSSTSPGASKVREAVAYLHKNHPELIVDGEIQADFALNQEMLAEKFPFSKLAGKKVNTLIFPNLESANITYKLLKELYKVNSIGPIMMGMGKPVHIFQLGASVEEMVNMAAIAVIDAQEKESKKNKLAK from the coding sequence ATGAACAAAGAGAGTAAAAGAAGAGAAGCGTTACTGTATCACTCAGAGCCAACTCCAGGAAAAATTCAGGTAGTTCCAACAAAAAAATATGCAACCCAAAGAGACTTATCTTTGGCTTATTCGCCGGGTGTTGCTGAGCCATGTTTAGAAATTGCAGCAAACGTAGACGACGTTTATAAATACACAGCAAAAGGAAATTTAGTTGCCGTAATTTCAAACGGTACAGCTGTTTTAGGACTTGGGGATATTGGTCCTGAAGCTTCTAAACCAGTAATGGAAGGAAAAGGTTTGTTGTTTAAAATTTTCTCGGATATTGATGTTTTTGATATTGAAATCGGAACGAAGGATATCGAAGAATTTATTCAGACCGTAAAAAATATTGCTCCAACTTTTGGAGGAATTAATCTGGAAGACATTAAAGCTCCTGAATCATTCGAAATCGAAAGAAGATTAGTAGAAGAATTGGATATTCCTGTAATGCACGATGATCAGCATGGTACAGCAATTATTTCTTCGGCTGCTTTAATCAATGCACTTGAATTAGCAGGAAAAAAAGCAGAAGATGTAAAAGTAGTAGTTTCCGGAGCAGGTTCTGCGGCGATCGCTTGTACAGACTTATATGTTTTGTTAGGCGTCAAAGTAGAGAATATCAAAATGTATAATAGTAAAGGACTTTTAACAAAAGATAATCCTGCACTATCAGAATTGCAATTGAAATATGCCGTTGATGGTCCTAAAATTGAATTGGCAGAAGCTGTAAAAGGCGCTGATGTTTTCATCGGATTATCTTCAGGAGATATTTTATCAGCTGATATGTTATTGTCAATGAAAGAAAATCCGATTGTTTTTGCCATGGCAAATCCAAATCCGGAAATCGATTATAATTTAGCCACAGAAACTCGTAAAGATGTTATTATGGCTACAGGACGTTCAGACTTTCCTAATCAGGTAAATAATGTTTTAGGTTTCCCTTATATTTTTAGAGGAGCATTAGATGTTAGAGCTACAAAAATTAACGAAGCCATGAAAATGGCAGCAGTAAAAGCTTTGGCTATATTAGCAAAAGAACCAGTACCGGAGCAGGTAAACGTAGCTTATGGTGCAATGAAATTAGGTTTTGGTCAGGAGTATATCATTCCTAAACCATTTGATCCTAGATTGATTACGGTTGTAGCGCCTGCAGTTGCAAGAGCAGCTATGGAATCAGGAGTAGCAAAAAATCCTATTACAGACTGGGCAGCTTATGAAGATGCACTTCGTGAACGTATGGGTAACGATAATAAAATGGTTCGTTTAATTACTAATCGCGCCAAATTAGATCCAAAAAGAATTGTTTTTGCTGAGGCAGATCAATTAAACGTATTAAAAGCAGCACAAATCGTTCATGAGGACGGAATTGGTCTTCCAATTTTATTAGGAAACAAAGAGGTGATTTTAGAGTTGAAAGCTGAATTAGGTTTTGATGCTGAATTGGAAATCATTGATCCTAAAACAAACGAAGAAGAAGCAAGACGTAACAGATTTGCAAATTCATACTGGGAAACAAGAGATCGCAGAGGTGTCTCATTGCTTGATGCTCAGAAATATATGCGCGAAAGAAACTATTTCGCTGCAATGATGGTCAACGAAGGCGAAGCAGATGCTTTAGTAACAGGTCATACAAGAAGTTACCCAACAGTTGTAAAACCAATGTTACAATTGATTGGAAAAGCGCCTGGAGCTTCTCTTGTTGCAACAGCAAACATGATGATGACTTCTCGTGGACCAATGTTCTTGTCAGATACCGCTATTAATATCAATCCATCAGCTGAAGATTTAGTGAATATTGCTATTATGACTGCAAAAACAGCTAAAATGTTTGGTGTTGAACCTGTTATTGCAATGGTTTCATTCTCGAATTTTGGATCATCTACAAGTCCTGGAGCGTCAAAAGTGAGAGAAGCAGTAGCTTACTTACATAAAAATCACCCGGAATTGATCGTTGATGGAGAAATTCAGGCAGATTTTGCTTTAAATCAGGAAATGCTTGCAGAGAAATTTCCTTTCTCTAAATTAGCAGGTAAAAAAGTAAATACATTGATTTTCCCTAACTTAGAATCGGCAAATATTACCTATAAATTACTGAAAGAGTTGTATAAAGTAAACTCAATTGGACCAATTATGATGGGAATGGGCAAGCCAGTTCACATTTTCCAATTAGGAGCAAGTGTCGAAGAAATGGTGAATATGGCAGCAATTGCGGTTATTGACGCTCAGGAAAAAGAAAGTAAAAAAAATAAATTAGCGAAATAG
- the ruvA gene encoding Holliday junction branch migration protein RuvA, translated as MIAHLQGKLVEKNPTEVVIDCGGVGYQVNISLHTFSLIPNVENIKLYTHLQIKEDAHTLFGFVEKSEREIFRMLLSVSGIGANIARTMLSSIEPRQIINAIASGDVGTIQSIKGIGNKTAQRVILDLKEKVLKLYDLDEVSVVQNNTNRDEALSALEVLGFVRKTSEKVVEKIVKEDPEATVETIIKKALKSL; from the coding sequence ATGATAGCACATTTACAGGGGAAATTAGTAGAGAAAAATCCTACCGAGGTCGTAATTGATTGTGGAGGTGTTGGTTATCAGGTAAATATATCCTTGCATACCTTTTCATTAATTCCTAATGTAGAAAATATAAAACTGTATACGCATCTTCAAATCAAAGAAGATGCGCATACTTTATTTGGTTTTGTAGAGAAATCAGAAAGAGAAATATTCAGGATGTTATTGTCTGTTTCGGGAATTGGAGCCAATATTGCCAGAACCATGTTATCTTCAATCGAGCCGAGGCAAATTATTAACGCAATTGCGTCCGGAGATGTTGGTACAATACAATCAATTAAGGGAATTGGAAACAAAACAGCCCAGAGAGTTATCCTTGATTTAAAGGAAAAAGTGTTAAAGTTGTACGATTTAGATGAAGTTTCGGTAGTTCAAAACAATACAAATCGAGATGAAGCGTTATCTGCTTTGGAAGTTTTAGGTTTTGTTAGAAAAACTTCAGAAAAAGTAGTAGAGAAAATCGTAAAAGAAGATCCGGAAGCTACTGTAGAAACAATCATTAAGAAAGCGTTAAAAAGCCTTTAA